One genomic window of Pseudomonas chlororaphis subsp. piscium includes the following:
- a CDS encoding LrgB family protein: MMFDWQGAWASVIHHPLFGIGITLGAYQLVLAAFEKTRWIFLQPVLVSMLLVIGVLLSCGLSYAEYRKSTEILSILLGPATVALAVPLYLNLRRIRQLFWPIFTTLVIGGVVATGLGVLLGWWFGAENMILMTMAPKSVTSPIAMLVAEQIGGVAALAAVFVLITGVIGAIFGPAILNRLQVHSPEARGMALGMTAHAVGTSVALQESDECGAFAALAMSLMGVATAVFLPLAVSLVV; this comes from the coding sequence ATGATGTTCGACTGGCAGGGCGCCTGGGCGTCGGTGATCCACCATCCGTTGTTCGGTATCGGCATTACCCTGGGCGCCTATCAACTGGTGCTCGCGGCCTTCGAGAAAACCCGCTGGATCTTTCTGCAACCGGTGCTGGTCTCCATGCTGCTGGTGATCGGCGTGCTGCTGAGCTGCGGCCTGAGCTACGCCGAGTACCGCAAGAGCACGGAGATCCTCAGCATTCTCCTGGGCCCGGCCACGGTGGCGCTGGCCGTACCGCTGTACCTCAACCTGCGGCGGATTCGACAGTTGTTCTGGCCGATATTTACTACGCTGGTGATTGGAGGGGTGGTCGCCACCGGCCTGGGCGTACTGCTGGGGTGGTGGTTCGGTGCCGAGAACATGATCCTGATGACCATGGCGCCGAAATCGGTGACCTCGCCGATCGCCATGCTGGTGGCCGAACAGATTGGCGGTGTCGCAGCGCTGGCCGCGGTATTCGTATTGATCACCGGGGTGATCGGGGCGATTTTCGGCCCGGCCATCCTCAACCGCCTGCAGGTGCATAGCCCGGAAGCCCGAGGCATGGCGCTGGGCATGACGGCTCACGCGGTGGGCACTTCGGTGGCCTTGCAGGAAAGTGATGAGTGCGGTGCTTTCGCGGCGCTGGCGATGAGTCTGATGGGTGTGGCCACGGCGGTCTTCCTGCCGTTGGCGGTGTCGTTGGTGGTTTAA
- the rsfS gene encoding ribosome silencing factor: MTNQVMKGEDLVKVAVAALEDVKAQDVLVIDVRDKQSITDYMIIATGTSNRQIGAMLEKVREMVKAQGVKPLGEEGKGDSDWVLLDLDDVIVHMMTASARQFYDLERLWQGAEQSRAADGKHHSPEHTHEHFTKLNKDQQ, encoded by the coding sequence ATGACTAACCAAGTAATGAAAGGCGAAGATCTGGTCAAGGTGGCAGTCGCCGCGCTGGAAGACGTCAAGGCCCAGGACGTCCTGGTGATCGATGTTCGCGACAAGCAGAGCATCACCGACTACATGATCATCGCCACCGGTACTTCCAACCGCCAGATCGGCGCGATGCTGGAAAAGGTCCGCGAGATGGTCAAGGCCCAGGGCGTCAAGCCGCTGGGTGAAGAAGGCAAGGGCGACAGCGACTGGGTGCTGCTGGACCTGGACGACGTGATCGTGCACATGATGACCGCCTCCGCACGCCAGTTCTACGACCTGGAACGTCTGTGGCAGGGCGCCGAGCAGAGCCGTGCGGCCGATGGCAAGCACCACAGCCCGGAGCACACCCATGAGCACTTCACCAAGCTCAACAAAGACCAGCAATAA
- the rlmH gene encoding 23S rRNA (pseudouridine(1915)-N(3))-methyltransferase RlmH: MRLRLIAVGSRMPKWVEEGWHEYAKRLPSELALELVEIPLNTRGKNADVARFIRQEGEAMLAKVGPNERIVTLEVHGKPWSTEQLAVELDRWRLDSRTVNFMVGGPEGLAPEVCARADQRWSLSPLTLPHPLVRILIGEQLYRAWTVLSGHPYHK, encoded by the coding sequence GTGCGCCTGCGTCTGATCGCTGTCGGTTCACGCATGCCCAAGTGGGTGGAAGAGGGTTGGCACGAGTATGCCAAGCGTCTGCCATCCGAACTGGCGCTGGAACTGGTGGAAATACCGCTCAATACCCGTGGCAAGAACGCCGATGTGGCTCGCTTCATCCGTCAGGAGGGCGAAGCCATGCTGGCCAAGGTCGGCCCGAACGAGCGGATCGTTACCCTCGAGGTGCACGGCAAGCCCTGGAGCACCGAGCAACTGGCGGTGGAACTGGACCGCTGGCGCCTCGACTCGCGCACCGTGAACTTCATGGTCGGCGGCCCCGAGGGGCTGGCGCCGGAAGTCTGCGCGCGGGCGGATCAGCGCTGGTCGCTGTCGCCGCTGACCTTGCCGCACCCGCTGGTACGGATCCTGATCGGTGAACAGCTGTATCGCGCCTGGACAGTCCTGTCCGGGCACCCTTATCACAAATAG
- a CDS encoding DNA-3-methyladenine glycosylase, whose amino-acid sequence MSILSTPTLPKALPDGFFDRDAQVLARELLGKIIRHRVGDLWLSARIIETEAYYCEEKGSHASLGYTEKRKALFLDGGHIYMYYARGGDSLNFSAQGPGNAVLIKSAYPWVDEVSGPASLAQMLLNNPDASGRPRPSQKLCAGQTLLCKALGLKVPVWDAKRFDHEVLFVEDVGTPVASIIQTTRLGIPHGRDEHLMYRFVDAAYAPYCTRNPLRRGQVEGRDYLLLD is encoded by the coding sequence ATGTCCATTCTGTCCACTCCGACGCTGCCCAAGGCCCTGCCCGACGGCTTTTTCGACCGAGACGCCCAGGTCCTGGCCCGTGAGCTGCTCGGCAAGATCATCCGCCATCGGGTCGGCGATCTGTGGTTGTCGGCGCGCATTATCGAAACAGAAGCCTATTACTGTGAGGAAAAAGGCAGCCATGCCTCCCTCGGCTACACAGAAAAGCGTAAGGCTTTGTTTCTGGACGGCGGCCACATCTATATGTACTACGCCCGCGGTGGCGACTCGCTGAACTTCAGCGCCCAGGGGCCAGGCAACGCGGTGCTGATCAAGTCGGCCTACCCCTGGGTCGACGAAGTCTCGGGCCCCGCCAGCCTGGCGCAGATGCTCCTGAACAATCCCGATGCCAGCGGCCGGCCGCGCCCCTCACAGAAGCTCTGCGCCGGCCAGACCCTGCTGTGCAAGGCACTGGGCCTGAAAGTCCCGGTGTGGGATGCCAAGCGCTTCGACCATGAAGTGCTGTTCGTCGAAGATGTCGGCACGCCCGTCGCCAGCATCATCCAGACCACCCGCCTGGGCATTCCCCACGGCCGCGATGAACACTTGATGTACCGCTTTGTCGATGCCGCTTACGCCCCCTACTGCACCCGGAACCCGCTACGTCGCGGGCAGGTCGAAGGTCGCGACTATTTGCTGCTCGATTGA
- a CDS encoding CidA/LrgA family protein translates to MLLRGLTWLVLFQLLGTAINHLFLPILPGPIVGLLLLLIFLVARGEVGEPLSLAASSLLRYLPLLLVPPAVGVMVYAADIAADFWAIVGALVLSLVISMAFVGVLMQRLVKRHGHREGGQ, encoded by the coding sequence ATGTTGTTACGCGGTCTGACATGGCTGGTGCTGTTTCAATTGCTCGGCACGGCGATCAATCACCTGTTCCTGCCGATCCTGCCGGGGCCGATTGTCGGTCTGCTGTTGCTGCTGATCTTTCTGGTGGCGCGCGGCGAGGTGGGCGAGCCGCTGAGCCTGGCCGCCTCCAGCCTCCTGCGTTACCTGCCGCTGTTGCTGGTGCCGCCCGCGGTGGGCGTGATGGTGTACGCGGCGGATATCGCCGCGGATTTCTGGGCGATAGTCGGCGCGCTGGTGTTGTCGCTGGTGATCTCGATGGCCTTCGTCGGCGTGCTGATGCAGCGGCTGGTCAAGCGCCACGGACACCGGGAGGGCGGCCAATGA
- the nadD gene encoding nicotinate-nucleotide adenylyltransferase codes for MSKRIGLLGGTFDPVHIGHLRSALEVADSLGLDELRLTPSARPPHRDAPQVSALDRLAMVECAVAGVSPLVVDDRELKRDKPSYTIDTLEQMRAEMAADDQLFLLLGWDAFCGLPTWHRWEELLQHCHILVLQRPDADSEPPDALRNLLAARSVSDPLALQGPGGHIAFVWQTPLAVSATQIRQLLASGKSVRFLVPDAVLAYIDAHGLYRGPN; via the coding sequence ATGAGCAAACGTATCGGTCTGCTGGGCGGTACCTTCGACCCCGTGCACATCGGTCACCTGCGCAGCGCGCTGGAGGTGGCCGACTCGCTGGGGCTCGATGAGCTGCGTCTGACGCCCAGTGCGCGGCCGCCGCATCGCGATGCGCCGCAGGTTTCGGCCCTGGACCGTCTGGCGATGGTCGAGTGCGCGGTGGCGGGCGTTTCACCCCTGGTGGTGGACGACCGTGAGCTGAAACGGGACAAGCCGTCCTACACCATAGACACCCTGGAACAGATGCGGGCCGAGATGGCCGCGGATGACCAGTTGTTCCTGTTGCTGGGCTGGGACGCTTTTTGCGGCCTGCCTACCTGGCATCGCTGGGAAGAGTTGCTCCAGCATTGCCACATCCTGGTGCTGCAACGCCCGGATGCCGACAGCGAGCCGCCGGATGCGTTGCGCAACCTGCTGGCGGCGCGCTCGGTGAGCGATCCCCTGGCCCTGCAAGGGCCCGGAGGACACATTGCATTCGTCTGGCAGACACCGCTCGCGGTGTCTGCCACCCAGATCCGTCAACTGCTGGCCAGCGGTAAGTCGGTACGTTTCCTGGTGCCTGATGCGGTCCTGGCCTATATCGATGCCCACGGTCTTTACCGTGGGCCGAACTGA
- a CDS encoding glutamate-5-semialdehyde dehydrogenase produces the protein MTESVLDYMTRLGRAAREASRVIARATTAQKNRALLAAADALDAARPELNAANEQDLANGRANGLEPALLDRLALTPVRIDEMIEGLRQVAKLPDPIGEIRDMRYLPSGIQVGKMRVPLGVIGIIYESRPNVTIDAASLCLKSGNATILRGGSEAINSNRAIATCIQQGLAVAGLPAQVVQVVETTDRAAVGALITMPEFVDVIVPRGGKSLIERVSRDAKVPVIKHLDGVCHVFIDVAADLDKAIRIADNAKTQRYAPCNTMETLLVHAGIAERVLPPLAAIYRDKKVELRGCPRTRALLGDDVIEATEEDWRTEYTAPILSILVVDSLDAAIEHINTYGSQHTDAIVTENFTDARRFLNEVDSSSVMVNASTRFADGFEYGLGAEIGISTDKLHARGPVGLEGLTSEKYVVFGDGHVRT, from the coding sequence ATGACTGAGTCCGTTCTTGACTACATGACCCGTTTGGGTCGCGCTGCCCGCGAAGCCTCGCGGGTAATCGCCCGTGCCACCACTGCGCAGAAAAACCGCGCACTGCTGGCGGCTGCCGATGCATTGGACGCGGCTCGCCCCGAGCTGAACGCGGCCAATGAGCAGGACCTGGCCAACGGCCGGGCCAATGGTCTGGAACCGGCATTGCTCGATCGTCTGGCGCTGACCCCGGTGCGTATCGACGAAATGATCGAAGGATTGCGTCAGGTGGCCAAGCTGCCTGACCCCATCGGTGAAATCCGCGATATGCGCTACCTGCCTTCGGGCATCCAGGTCGGCAAGATGCGCGTGCCCCTGGGGGTGATCGGCATCATCTACGAGTCGCGTCCCAATGTGACCATCGACGCCGCCAGCCTGTGCCTGAAGTCTGGCAACGCCACGATCCTGCGTGGTGGCTCCGAGGCGATCAATTCCAACCGCGCCATTGCCACTTGCATTCAGCAAGGGCTGGCGGTGGCCGGTCTGCCGGCGCAGGTGGTGCAGGTGGTGGAAACCACCGATCGCGCCGCCGTTGGCGCGCTGATCACCATGCCCGAGTTCGTCGACGTGATCGTGCCGCGTGGCGGCAAGAGCCTGATCGAGCGGGTCAGCCGCGACGCCAAGGTGCCGGTGATCAAGCATCTGGACGGCGTCTGCCATGTGTTCATCGACGTGGCGGCCGACCTGGACAAGGCGATTCGCATCGCCGACAACGCCAAGACCCAGCGTTACGCGCCCTGCAATACCATGGAGACCCTGTTGGTCCACGCCGGTATTGCCGAGCGCGTGTTGCCGCCGCTGGCGGCGATCTATCGCGACAAGAAGGTCGAGCTGCGTGGTTGCCCGCGTACCCGCGCCTTGCTGGGCGACGATGTGATCGAGGCCACCGAAGAAGACTGGCGCACCGAGTACACCGCGCCGATCCTGTCGATTCTGGTGGTCGACAGCCTGGACGCGGCCATCGAGCACATCAACACCTACGGTTCGCAGCACACCGACGCCATCGTCACCGAGAACTTCACCGACGCCCGGCGTTTCCTCAACGAGGTGGACTCCAGCTCGGTGATGGTCAATGCCTCGACCCGGTTTGCCGACGGTTTCGAATATGGCCTGGGCGCGGAGATCGGTATTTCCACCGACAAGCTGCACGCCCGTGGCCCGGTCGGCCTGGAAGGGCTGACCAGCGAGAAATATGTCGTCTTCGGCGACGGCCATGTGCGCACTTGA
- the mrdA gene encoding penicillin-binding protein 2, translating to MSQPIRIKDHEKDARLVRGRVVFGAIAVVCLIGVLIARLYYLQVIQYDYHSTLSENNRVHVQPIPPTRGLIFDRNGVVVADNRPSFSLSMTRERSGDWRQVLDVIVEVLELTPEDRVLFEKRMKQGRRPFEPVPILFELNEEQIARIAVNQFRLPGVEVVAQLVRHYPQGAHFAHSVGYMGRINEKELKTLDPVNYSGTHHIGKTGIERFYEPELHGQVGYEEVETNARGRVLRVLKRTDPIPGKDIVLSLDIKLQEAAEAALGGRRGAVVALDPNTGEVLAMVSQPSFDPNLFVTGISFKAYAELRDSIDRPLFNRVLRGLYPPGSTIKPAVAIAGLDSGVVTASTRVYDPGYYQLPNYDHKYRNWNRSGDGYVDLDTAIMRSNDTYFYDLAHKLGIDRLSAYMNKFGIGQKVSLDMFEESPGLMPSREWKRATRRQAWFPGETLILGIGQGYMQSTPLQLAQATALVANKGKWNRPHLAKTIEGEKPVDENPMPDIVLRDPSDWTKVNHGMQQVMHGARGTARKAAIGSQYRIAGKSGTAQVVAIKQGEKYDRSKVQERHRDHALFVGFAPAENPKIVVSVMVENGESGSGVAAPVVRQVMDAWLLGPDGLLKPEFAGPISAEATAREE from the coding sequence ATGTCCCAGCCGATCCGTATCAAGGACCACGAAAAAGACGCCCGTCTGGTGCGTGGCCGGGTCGTGTTCGGGGCTATTGCCGTGGTCTGCCTGATCGGGGTGCTGATCGCGCGCCTGTATTACCTGCAGGTGATCCAGTACGACTATCACTCGACCCTGTCGGAAAACAACCGGGTTCACGTCCAGCCGATTCCGCCGACCCGCGGCCTGATCTTCGACCGTAATGGCGTGGTGGTGGCCGATAACCGGCCGAGCTTCAGCCTGAGCATGACCCGCGAGCGTTCCGGCGACTGGCGCCAGGTGCTCGACGTCATTGTCGAAGTGCTGGAGCTGACGCCGGAAGACCGGGTGCTGTTCGAGAAACGCATGAAGCAGGGGCGTCGGCCGTTCGAGCCGGTGCCGATCCTGTTCGAACTCAACGAAGAGCAGATTGCCCGGATCGCGGTCAATCAGTTCCGCCTGCCCGGAGTGGAAGTGGTGGCGCAGCTGGTCCGCCATTACCCGCAGGGCGCGCACTTCGCGCACTCGGTGGGCTACATGGGGCGGATCAACGAGAAAGAGCTGAAGACCCTGGACCCGGTGAACTACAGCGGCACCCACCACATTGGCAAGACCGGTATCGAGCGTTTCTACGAGCCCGAGCTGCACGGCCAGGTGGGTTACGAAGAGGTCGAGACCAACGCTCGCGGTCGCGTGTTGCGGGTGCTCAAGCGTACCGACCCGATTCCCGGCAAGGACATTGTCCTGAGCCTGGACATCAAGCTGCAGGAAGCCGCCGAGGCGGCCTTGGGTGGCCGGCGTGGCGCGGTGGTGGCGCTGGACCCGAACACCGGGGAAGTGCTGGCCATGGTCAGCCAGCCGAGTTTCGATCCGAACCTGTTCGTGACCGGCATCAGTTTCAAGGCCTATGCCGAGCTGCGCGACTCCATCGATCGTCCGCTGTTCAACCGGGTGCTGCGCGGCCTGTATCCGCCGGGCTCGACCATCAAGCCGGCGGTGGCGATCGCCGGCCTCGATTCCGGGGTGGTGACGGCCTCCACGCGGGTCTATGACCCGGGCTATTACCAACTGCCCAACTACGATCACAAGTACCGTAACTGGAACCGTAGCGGTGACGGTTACGTCGACCTCGACACCGCGATCATGCGGTCCAACGACACCTACTTCTATGACCTGGCCCACAAGCTGGGGATCGACCGGTTGTCCGCCTACATGAACAAGTTCGGGATCGGCCAGAAGGTCTCGCTGGACATGTTCGAGGAGTCGCCGGGCCTGATGCCGTCGCGGGAATGGAAGCGCGCCACCCGTCGCCAGGCCTGGTTCCCGGGCGAGACGCTGATTCTCGGGATCGGCCAGGGCTACATGCAGTCCACCCCGTTGCAGCTGGCCCAGGCCACGGCGCTGGTGGCGAACAAGGGCAAATGGAATCGTCCGCACCTGGCCAAGACCATCGAAGGCGAAAAGCCGGTGGATGAAAACCCGATGCCGGACATCGTCCTGCGCGATCCGTCGGACTGGACGAAGGTCAACCACGGCATGCAGCAGGTGATGCACGGTGCCCGCGGCACGGCGCGCAAGGCGGCCATCGGCTCGCAATACCGAATTGCTGGCAAGAGTGGTACGGCCCAGGTGGTCGCGATCAAGCAGGGCGAGAAGTACGACCGCTCCAAGGTTCAGGAGCGCCATCGCGACCACGCCCTGTTCGTCGGCTTCGCGCCGGCGGAAAACCCGAAAATCGTGGTTTCGGTCATGGTCGAGAACGGCGAGTCTGGTTCCGGCGTGGCGGCCCCAGTGGTACGCCAGGTGATGGATGCCTGGCTCCTCGGCCCGGATGGCCTGCTCAAGCCTGAGTTTGCCGGCCCTATCAGTGCGGAGGCTACGGCCCGTGAAGAGTAA
- a CDS encoding LON peptidase substrate-binding domain-containing protein → MSLALFPLNTVLFPDCILDLQIFEARYLDMIGRCMKQGSGFGVVCILEGEEVGIAPEGFARVGCEALITDFHQQDNGLLGIRVKGGRRFRVLSSEVQRDQLRVAEVEWLGEAPERPLQDDDGDLIALLKALAEHPMVEALNMGTEATGQQSLANQLAYLLPFSELDKIDLLQLDDPQQRLDAIQALLDELQGELFA, encoded by the coding sequence ATGAGCCTGGCGCTTTTCCCGCTGAATACGGTGCTGTTCCCCGACTGCATTCTCGACTTGCAGATTTTCGAGGCGCGCTACCTGGACATGATCGGTCGCTGCATGAAACAGGGCAGTGGCTTCGGCGTGGTGTGCATCCTTGAAGGCGAAGAGGTGGGGATCGCCCCGGAAGGTTTTGCGCGGGTGGGCTGTGAAGCGCTGATCACCGACTTCCATCAGCAGGACAACGGCCTGCTGGGAATTCGGGTCAAGGGCGGGCGGCGTTTTCGGGTGCTGAGCAGCGAAGTGCAGCGCGATCAGTTGCGGGTGGCTGAAGTCGAGTGGCTGGGCGAGGCGCCGGAGCGGCCGCTGCAGGATGACGACGGGGACCTGATCGCCTTGCTCAAGGCGCTGGCCGAACACCCGATGGTCGAAGCCCTGAACATGGGCACCGAAGCCACCGGTCAGCAGTCGCTGGCCAACCAGCTGGCCTACCTGTTGCCGTTCTCCGAGCTGGACAAGATCGACCTGCTGCAACTGGACGACCCGCAACAACGCTTGGATGCGATCCAGGCCTTGTTGGACGAATTGCAGGGCGAGCTGTTCGCCTGA
- a CDS encoding C13 family peptidase, whose product MRPLVPLALTLLLTACGDGESLLPPDARLPDGGRYRGDVVNGLLQGQGRIDYPNGSWYAGQFDSGQWHGQGEWHGSDGEVYRGQFQQGLFHGQGSLTTKDSSYTGGFKLGRRDGEGTLKERGMTYRGEFKSDLYSGLGRLELEDGSQYQGQFSRGKPNGEGQRSDASGNQFSGHFVDGQLEGNGTFGSAEGDLYVGGFKQNQLSGKGRYENADGDVWIGQFKEGALSGKGELIGVDGSHYIGRFSDWRFSGQGRLNLSDGSFYIGGFEGDNYQGHGVLVLRDGTVQSGDWINGLRVRDADGRLLPDPLETGLLAQGRLLDDALAAVPASTSAIELYSLTLAGDGKQSVFLREADYVSNMLATRFGAYGQIRLVNHRDRLDSRPMATRENLRRAVQVLAERSGPEDLLFIYLTSHGTSEHELVLDQPRLELADLPADELAAVLAPLKNRDKIIVISACYSGGFIPALKDDRTLIMTASQADRVSFGCSEEADFTYFGDALFAQALNQTDDLEQAFKLARATVAEREQTDNFEASEPQIWAPKGVLAHWQHLRKQQARKALQSAANDSKEAKSN is encoded by the coding sequence ATGCGCCCACTTGTACCCCTGGCTCTGACCCTGTTGCTCACCGCATGTGGAGACGGCGAATCGCTGCTGCCTCCCGACGCCCGTCTGCCGGACGGTGGCCGCTACCGCGGCGATGTGGTCAACGGGTTGTTGCAGGGACAAGGCCGCATCGACTACCCCAACGGCAGCTGGTATGCGGGTCAGTTCGACAGCGGCCAGTGGCATGGCCAGGGCGAGTGGCACGGCAGCGATGGCGAGGTCTACCGCGGACAATTCCAGCAGGGTCTGTTCCATGGCCAGGGCAGCCTGACCACCAAGGACAGCAGCTACACCGGCGGCTTCAAACTGGGCCGGCGCGACGGTGAAGGCACTCTCAAGGAACGCGGCATGACCTACCGCGGCGAATTCAAGTCCGACCTGTATTCCGGGCTCGGCCGTCTCGAACTGGAAGACGGCAGCCAGTACCAGGGCCAGTTCTCCCGCGGCAAACCCAACGGCGAAGGCCAGCGCAGCGATGCCAGCGGCAACCAGTTCAGCGGCCACTTCGTCGATGGCCAGCTGGAAGGCAACGGCACCTTCGGCAGCGCCGAGGGCGATCTCTACGTCGGCGGCTTCAAACAGAACCAGCTCAGCGGCAAGGGGCGCTACGAAAACGCCGACGGCGATGTCTGGATCGGCCAGTTCAAGGAAGGCGCCCTCAGTGGCAAGGGTGAACTGATCGGCGTCGACGGCAGCCATTACATCGGCCGCTTCAGCGACTGGCGCTTCAGCGGCCAGGGCCGCCTGAACCTCAGCGACGGCAGCTTCTACATCGGTGGCTTCGAAGGCGACAACTACCAGGGCCACGGCGTGCTAGTGCTGCGCGATGGCACCGTGCAAAGCGGCGACTGGATCAATGGCCTGCGGGTTCGCGATGCCGACGGCCGACTGTTGCCCGACCCATTGGAGACCGGCTTGCTGGCCCAGGGCCGCCTGCTCGACGACGCCCTCGCCGCGGTGCCGGCGTCGACGTCCGCCATCGAGCTCTACAGCCTGACGCTGGCCGGCGATGGCAAGCAAAGCGTGTTTCTGCGCGAGGCTGATTACGTCAGCAACATGCTCGCCACCCGCTTCGGCGCCTACGGACAGATCCGCCTGGTCAACCACCGCGACCGTCTCGACAGCCGCCCCATGGCCACCCGGGAAAACCTGCGGCGCGCGGTACAGGTCCTGGCCGAACGCAGCGGCCCGGAAGACCTGCTGTTCATCTACCTGACCAGCCACGGCACCAGCGAACACGAACTGGTGCTCGACCAGCCGCGCCTGGAGCTGGCCGACCTGCCGGCCGACGAGTTGGCCGCGGTGCTGGCGCCGCTGAAAAACCGCGACAAGATCATCGTGATCTCGGCCTGTTATTCCGGCGGATTCATTCCCGCGCTCAAGGATGACCGGACCCTGATCATGACCGCTTCGCAGGCCGATCGCGTATCCTTCGGCTGCTCGGAAGAAGCCGACTTCACCTACTTCGGCGACGCCCTGTTCGCCCAGGCGCTGAACCAGACCGACGACCTGGAGCAGGCCTTCAAGCTGGCCAGGGCGACCGTGGCCGAACGCGAACAGACGGACAACTTCGAAGCTTCCGAACCGCAGATCTGGGCGCCCAAGGGGGTCTTGGCGCACTGGCAGCATCTGCGCAAGCAACAAGCACGAAAGGCGCTGCAAAGCGCCGCCAACGACAGCAAGGAAGCAAAGAGCAACTAA
- a CDS encoding bifunctional DedA family/phosphatase PAP2 family protein: protein MGQWLDGITGWLTMNPQWLAAAVFIVACVECLAIAGLIVPGTVLLFAIAVMAGSGALSLGETLALGFFGGLLGDVVSYLLGRRFHQNIRRLPGLRHHPEWINGAEAYFQRYGIASLLVGRFIGPLRPMLPMVAGMFDMSFPRFFAVSLLAAAGWTVAYLLPGWATGAAIRLPLPEGFWPQAGIVAASIALLLGLSINSTVRRHRKASPLVAGLSLAILAGLFIGYPYLNHFDQGLMALVQEHRSPVMDEVMVVLTQFGEFRTMLFASALVTLLLLVARQWRQAMFAGATLLCTALANTGTKLFFARVRPEVLTDPLTSYSMPSGHSSGSFALFLTLAVLAGRGQPPRMRLTWLLLGCLPAAAIAVSRIYLGAHWPTDILAGAMLAACVCAASLWLAQRQTPLEPMPAKIWWLVLPALVALFGFEAVRHLPHALLRYAY, encoded by the coding sequence ATGGGCCAATGGCTCGATGGAATAACCGGCTGGCTGACGATGAACCCTCAGTGGCTGGCGGCAGCCGTGTTCATCGTCGCCTGCGTCGAATGCCTGGCGATTGCCGGCCTGATCGTACCTGGCACCGTGCTGTTGTTCGCCATCGCCGTGATGGCCGGCAGCGGCGCGCTGTCCCTGGGTGAAACCCTGGCGCTGGGGTTCTTCGGCGGCTTGCTCGGGGATGTGGTGTCCTACCTGCTGGGCCGGCGTTTTCACCAGAACATCCGCCGCCTGCCAGGGCTGCGCCATCACCCGGAATGGATCAACGGCGCCGAAGCCTATTTCCAGCGTTACGGTATTGCCAGCCTGCTGGTCGGGCGCTTTATCGGTCCCTTGCGGCCCATGCTGCCGATGGTAGCCGGCATGTTCGACATGTCGTTCCCGCGCTTTTTCGCCGTCAGCCTGCTGGCCGCGGCCGGCTGGACAGTCGCCTACCTGCTGCCGGGCTGGGCCACGGGCGCGGCGATCCGCCTGCCCTTGCCTGAAGGATTCTGGCCACAGGCGGGAATTGTCGCCGCCAGCATCGCCCTGCTGCTGGGCCTGAGTATCAACAGCACCGTGCGCCGCCATCGCAAGGCCAGCCCGCTGGTAGCGGGCCTCAGCCTGGCAATCCTGGCCGGGCTGTTCATCGGTTATCCCTACCTGAACCATTTCGACCAGGGCCTGATGGCGCTGGTCCAGGAGCACCGCAGCCCGGTAATGGACGAGGTGATGGTGGTGCTCACCCAGTTCGGCGAATTCCGCACCATGCTGTTCGCCAGCGCCCTGGTCACCCTGCTGTTGCTGGTTGCCCGACAATGGCGGCAGGCGATGTTCGCGGGCGCTACGTTGTTGTGCACCGCGCTGGCCAACACCGGCACCAAACTCTTCTTCGCCCGCGTACGTCCGGAAGTCCTGACCGACCCACTGACCAGCTACAGCATGCCCAGCGGCCACAGCTCCGGTTCGTTCGCCCTGTTCCTGACCCTGGCGGTGCTCGCCGGTCGCGGCCAGCCGCCGCGCATGCGCCTGACCTGGCTGCTGCTGGGCTGCCTGCCGGCGGCCGCGATTGCCGTGTCGCGGATTTACCTGGGCGCGCATTGGCCCACCGACATCCTCGCCGGCGCCATGCTTGCCGCCTGCGTGTGCGCCGCCAGCCTATGGCTCGCCCAGCGCCAGACTCCACTGGAACCCATGCCGGCCAAGATCTGGTGGCTGGTATTGCCGGCGCTGGTAGCATTGTTCGGTTTCGAAGCAGTCAGGCATCTGCCGCACGCCCTGCTGCGTTATGCGTATTGA
- a CDS encoding MaoC family dehydratase, whose amino-acid sequence MPYVPVAELKDYVGKELGRSEWLTIDQQRINLFAEATGDFQFIHVDPVKAAQTPFGGTIAHGFLSLSLIPKLMEDILILPEGLKMAVNYGLDSVRFIQPVKVDSRVRLKVDLVDVTEKKPGQWLLKATATLEIEGQEKPAYIAEPLSLCFV is encoded by the coding sequence ATGCCGTATGTTCCTGTTGCAGAGCTCAAAGATTATGTCGGAAAGGAACTAGGACGTTCCGAATGGCTCACCATCGACCAGCAGCGTATCAACCTGTTCGCCGAAGCCACGGGTGACTTCCAGTTCATCCACGTAGACCCGGTGAAAGCCGCCCAGACGCCGTTCGGCGGCACCATTGCCCACGGTTTCCTGTCGCTGTCGCTGATCCCGAAACTGATGGAAGACATCCTGATCCTGCCCGAGGGTCTGAAGATGGCGGTCAACTACGGCCTGGACAGCGTGCGCTTCATCCAGCCGGTCAAGGTCGATTCCAGGGTCCGCCTCAAGGTCGACCTGGTGGACGTCACCGAGAAGAAACCCGGCCAATGGCTGCTCAAGGCCACCGCCACTCTGGAAATCGAAGGCCAGGAAAAACCAGCCTACATCGCCGAGCCATTGTCCCTCTGCTTTGTCTGA